The proteins below are encoded in one region of Leishmania major strain Friedlin complete genome, chromosome 7:
- a CDS encoding RNA binding protein-like protein, translating to MMQEFHAFSVSPNKEHKLEIPEGCGFHLSVVSLPRGTNGKSTVYVSADGKSYALASLDSQQSVLQAPTDLIFNYQQQVTFFAKGSATVHCVGYRQELDLSDDDDDVPFAMESGSDDDTGAVKKAAVKLPADAITDAETAKRKPAAATESVSEDEEDEDEEEELTDSAEDASADAASDEGSDGEEMEEGEDEDEENDEEYDDDEIDSDIAKEPKGMQTRHVDPTAPSSEDEEDGSDGNDDEESDEEMDSDDLAAMEEDEEDVDDDDEEEAEPPMKVIRSEGRPSGGSPQGRPSAGGSPQGRPSAGGSPQGRPSAGGLPQGRHRPATASK from the coding sequence aTGATGCAGGAGTTCCACGCGTTCTCGGTGTCTCCAAACAAGGAGCACAAGCTAGAGATCCCGGAGGGTTGCGGCTTCCACCTCTCTGTCGTTTCGCTGCCGCGAGGCACCAACGGCAAGTCGACAGTTTACGTGTCCGCGGATGGCAAGTCGTACGCGCTGGCTTCTCTCGACTCTCAGCAGAGCGTCCTTCAGGCACCTACCGATCTTATCTTCAACTACCAGCAGCAGGTCACCTTCTTCGCGAAGggctcggcgacggtgcactGCGTCGGCTACCGCCAGGAGCTGGACctcagcgacgacgacgacgacgtgcCTTTTGCGatggagagcggcagcgatgacgacaCTGGTGCCgtgaagaaggcggcggtAAAGCTGCCGGCAGATGCCATCACGGATGCTGAGACGGCAAAGAGAaagcccgctgctgccactgagAGCGTCTCCGAGGAtgaagaggacgaggatgaagaggaggagctgacCGATAGCGCAGAGGACGCGTCTGCGGATGCGGCGTCCGATGAAGGGAGCGACGGAGAAGAAATGGAGGAaggcgaggacgaggacgaagAGAATGATGAGGAGTACGACGACGATGAGATCGACAGCGACATTGCCAAGGAGCCGAAGGGGATGCAGACCCGCCACGTTGACCCCACTGCCCCCTCTTcagaggatgaggaggatgGCTCCGATGGcaacgatgacgaggagagcGATGAAGAGATGGACAGTGATGACCTCGCCGCCAtggaagaggacgaggaggacgtcgatgacgatgacgaggaggaggcagagccGCCGATGAAGGTGATACGCTCAGAGGGTCGTCCCAGCGGCGGCTCTCCGCAGGGTCGCCCGAGCGCTGGCGGCTCTCCGCAGGGTCGCCCGAGCGCTGGCGGCTCGCCGCAGGGTCGCCCGAGCGCTGGCGGCTTGCCGCAGGGCCGCCACAGGCCCGCCACAGCTTCTAAGTga